The Spirosoma oryzicola region TATACCTCTCTCTACTAGCTGTAAATAGGCATGGCCTTCTATAGCTAGCAGAGGAATTTTGCGGCAATATTGATAATACTTGACAATTGTTAGGCTAAGTCGAAAGGCATTTAGAAGACTATTGTATGCGTAGTCTATAGTGCAGATAACTGTTGCGTTACTTGCATTATTACCAAACAGCAGAAAGCCCGATACGAAGTTCGTACCGGGCTTTTGTTATTCATTGTATCTCTTTTGCAGAGAGAGAGGGATTCGAACCCCCGGACCTGTTACAGTCTTCGGTTTTCAAGACCGACGCAATCGACCACTCTGCCATCTCTCTTTACGGGTGCAAATATACGAACGTTTTGAGATTTGTCAACCCATAACGGAACATTTTAGGGCAAAAAGCGTAATTTTGGGCAATGTTTAAAGAGCGAAAACGTAAATGAGCGGATGTACAGTACGCTTCCATTACTCATAAACCTTTTCCTCTTTCATTCTTTCGCTCTTTATAATGGACGCAACAGAATCGTTACCCACGCTTGACACTGCCCGCAAACTGGGCTTGCTCCCCGACGAATTTGACCGTATCAACCAGATCCTGGGTCGTCAGCCAAATTTTACTGAACTGAGTATCTTCTCGGTGATGTGGTCGGAACATTGCTCGTATAAGAACTCCATCGTCTGGCTTAAGACCCTCCCCCGCGACTCGGAACGGATGCTGGCAAAAGCCGGAGAAGAAAACGCCGGACTGGTTGACATTGGCGACGGGCTAGCCTGCTCGTTTAAAATCGAATCCCACAACCACCCTTCCGCCCTGGAACCTTACCAGGGTGCTGCAACGGGCGTTGGTGGTATCAACCGCGACATTTTTACGATGGGCGCGCGACCCATTGCCCAGCTCAACTCGCTTCGTTTTGGTAGCCTCGATCTGCCAAAAACCAAACGGTTGTTGCGCGGTGTCGTCAAAGGGATTGGCGATTATGGCAACGCATTCGGCATTCCGACCGTTGGTGGTGAAATCTATTTTGACGAGTGTTACAACACAAACCCCCTCGTCAATGCCTTTTCAGCAGGTATTGTTGAGGTCGGCAAAGTAGCGAAAGCCACTTCGTACGGCGTCGGCAATCCAGTATTTATCGTTGGCTCGGCAACGGGCAAAGACGGTATCCACGGGGCTACGTTTGCGTCGGAAGATATCTCGGCAGCATCGACGGATAAGTTGCCTGCGGTTCAGGTGGGCGATCCGTTCATGGAGAAGTTGCTGTTGGAAGCCACGCTCGAAATCATTGCAACGGGCTACGTGATCGGCATTCAGGATATGGGTGCGGCTGGTATTATCTGCTCGACATCTGAAATGAGCGCCAAAGGTGAGCACGGCATGATTATCGACCTGGATAAAGTGCCTACGCGCCAACCTAACATGGCTCCTTTTGAAATATTGCTTTCTGAATCGCAGGAACGAATGCTGGTTGTGATTGAGAAAGGAAAAGAATCCGTTATCCAAGCTATTTTCGACAAGTGGGATTTGAACTGCGCGCAGATCGGTGAAGTAACCGATACGCAACGCCTGCATTTCTACCGTTATGGCGAACTCGTGGCCGATGTTCCGGCTTATGATCTTGTGCTAGGTGGCGGGGCTCCGCAATATCATCGCGAATACAGCGAACCGGCCTATATCAAAGAGTACGCCAAATTCGATCCATCGGACGTGGATGATCTGGAAAAAGATGAATTGAAGAAAGTAGCCCAGCACCTGCTATCGCACCCGAATATCTGCTCCCGCAAATGGGTCTACGAACAGTATGACTCGATGGTAGGTACTGCCAATCGGAGCA contains the following coding sequences:
- the purL gene encoding phosphoribosylformylglycinamidine synthase subunit PurL, whose translation is MDATESLPTLDTARKLGLLPDEFDRINQILGRQPNFTELSIFSVMWSEHCSYKNSIVWLKTLPRDSERMLAKAGEENAGLVDIGDGLACSFKIESHNHPSALEPYQGAATGVGGINRDIFTMGARPIAQLNSLRFGSLDLPKTKRLLRGVVKGIGDYGNAFGIPTVGGEIYFDECYNTNPLVNAFSAGIVEVGKVAKATSYGVGNPVFIVGSATGKDGIHGATFASEDISAASTDKLPAVQVGDPFMEKLLLEATLEIIATGYVIGIQDMGAAGIICSTSEMSAKGEHGMIIDLDKVPTRQPNMAPFEILLSESQERMLVVIEKGKESVIQAIFDKWDLNCAQIGEVTDTQRLHFYRYGELVADVPAYDLVLGGGAPQYHREYSEPAYIKEYAKFDPSDVDDLEKDELKKVAQHLLSHPNICSRKWVYEQYDSMVGTANRSTNAPSDAAIVRVKGSDKSIVITVDCNSRYVNANPRKGAMIAVAEAARNIVCSGGEPLAVTNNLNFGNPYVPEVYWQFVEAVQGMGEACRRFSTPVTGGNVSFYNQSSDDGPVFPTPTIGMLGLMEDPTHQMTLDFKNEGDLIFLVGPITDDIASSEYLYSYRGIKASPAPSFDFETEWRVQESIKTMIRNGWIQSAHDISDGGLFVTLAESAMAGGKGFQIETDDRYRLDAFLFGESQSRVVVSVSPDKQHLVANYLEDTILPFRYLGKVTAGGFDVDDVAVADFADAKALYDNALGKIMGN